GCCGTTAAATTAGATTTTGGTATACCGTTTTACTGACTCCAGTGGTTATCTTGTAAGCTGCGATGCTTTCGCATTTTGAATGACTAGGATTTTGCCTTCAACAATGATTGCGAGCTTGCTACCATCGACCGATACGGCGATTTCAGTTACATCCTTAGTAGTGCTGTAGAGTTCAGTTTTTGCTCCTGCAGCAGTTATAGAGTAGATATGTGTACTTCCATCCACCGCTACACCCGCCACCACTAGACCATTGCCTACTTTTGCCGACCAATAAACCTCAATATCAAGAGCGATATCAGAGAGTGTAGCATCCGCTTTTACCAATTTCAGCTTATTGAGTTCAGTTCCATCCGGATCAGCACTCAAGAATACGATGCTCCCATCGGCCAAAATTTCAGGATAAAGCTTGTTATCCGGGGTAGTTGTCAGGGCAACCGGCTTCGCATCCTTGATACCAATCTCCAGCTTGAACAGTTGCTCGCCTGCTTTACTGTAGTCAACGGTGAGGGAATCCTCAGTACTGTCGGCATCATTCTTCGCAACGCCAGTCACATTCACAATATAAATGGCCCGCTTCTCGTCTGCGGAAATGCGGAGTTCTGATTTGTTCTCCACTTTATCTGCTAAGACTTCCGTAACCACACCGGTCTCTACGGAGATTTGGGAGATCTTCTCTTGCTTATCTCCTTGGATAAAGTAAATCTTCTTGCCGTCTAGTGACCAGATCAGATCCGTCTTTACTGTAGTGTCCGTGCCGAGCTTCTTAATGAGCCCGCTGGTCAGATCTATCAAATTCAATTGACCTGTCTCATCGTTAAAAGCGCCCCAGCGTTGGTCGGCGGATACTGAAAAGTCAGTTGCACCCGCATTAGAAGTGAAGAGATCATATTTACC
Above is a window of Paenibacillus wynnii DNA encoding:
- a CDS encoding stalk domain-containing protein, with protein sequence MTNSKWLSSALASALLVTAASGSVSAASASNSGKISANNVKPAVSAVSKVKEGTTAWTVNGTPVIFNTIDSSGYKLYSLSQVAGALGATFVQGAGGIALNDSRGLHTIQLKTGSKSYQLDGAPFTFTVAPIVYKGKTYVELTKLVNGLGGELQVSPNSILSSARPSGEFDSLHWNSDGSIIANKSDAESTQILKFNTNPGKYDLFTSNAGATDFSVSADQRWGAFNDETGQLNLIDLTSGLIKKLGTDTTVKTDLIWSLDGKKIYFIQGDKQEKISQISVETGVVTEVLADKVENKSELRISADEKRAIYIVNVTGVAKNDADSTEDSLTVDYSKAGEQLFKLEIGIKDAKPVALTTTPDNKLYPEILADGSIVFLSADPDGTELNKLKLVKADATLSDIALDIEVYWSAKVGNGLVVAGVAVDGSTHIYSITAAGAKTELYSTTKDVTEIAVSVDGSKLAIIVEGKILVIQNAKASQLTR